One Nostoc sp. UHCC 0302 DNA window includes the following coding sequences:
- a CDS encoding TerB family tellurite resistance protein produces MVTHSNVKNLVKILIGAAWLDGRIQPEERQYLREIAQAKGLASDPEIKPWLYELVPVQPKECHDWLREYLGDRPSLKECENLIEAISGLIYSDGEVAIEEARLLTELQDIAKPHEPTKPAHTALLKQIQKLYRRWVEVQN; encoded by the coding sequence ATGGTTACCCATTCCAATGTAAAAAACTTAGTTAAAATCCTAATTGGAGCCGCCTGGCTTGATGGCAGAATCCAACCAGAAGAACGGCAGTATCTGCGCGAAATTGCTCAAGCAAAAGGTTTAGCTAGCGACCCAGAAATTAAGCCTTGGCTGTACGAATTAGTTCCTGTACAGCCGAAAGAGTGCCATGACTGGTTGCGGGAGTATCTAGGTGATCGCCCCAGCCTTAAAGAGTGCGAAAACTTGATTGAAGCCATCAGTGGTTTAATTTACAGCGATGGTGAAGTAGCTATTGAAGAAGCAAGACTTTTAACAGAATTGCAAGACATAGCAAAACCGCATGAGCCAACAAAACCAGCTCATACTGCGCTTCTCAAACAAATTCAAAAGCTTTACCGCCGTTGGGTTGAAGTTCAAAATTAA
- a CDS encoding penicillin-binding protein 1A, translated as MGKLTSWFKRRPANLSESDQEQPSLQPGNHRIQGESSNESLPSTHLVQARRLLNQMKSLSSGTKDRTTVADKPIYRRIWFWAGLGLGGGIVAIIYGIGSIDRTLPDKAELNVISRELTLTIKAADGTILQQQGEATREQLKLEQIPDNLKKAFIASEDRRFQEHNGVDPQGIIRAVLNNLRSQGVVEGGSTITQQLARILFLKQEKTIWRKLKEVRLAQKMEQELTKDQILERYLNLVYLGSGAYGVADAAWVYFSKTPDQLSLAEMATIAGLAPAPSLYAPDKNPEAAKQRRNLVLQRMQEDGVITAAQRQAAVNEPLSLKSSLPKRLQVESPYFTSYIQKELPKYVKPELLASGGLIVETSLNPTWQKAAEEAVAKTLRNQGSWENFKQAALVAIDPRNGEVQAMVGGSDFGKNQFNRVTQAQRQPGSTFKGFVYATAIASGKSPYDTYEDQPFVVDGYEPKNYGETFHGSMSLRDALTRSINIIAVKVLIDVGFAPTIKLAHDMGIQSELKPTYSLALGSNEVNLLELTSAYGSFATQGLHTDPHGIRRILNRQGKVIWSADFKPKRAIDADSAAIMTWMLRNVVEAGTGGAAQLDNRPVAGKTGTSDEARDLWFIGYIPQMVTGVWLGNDNNRPTYGSSGSAAYTWHEFMEKAVEGMPVEKFPQRPKLEGRKGTIKAQRIKPNQVLNRSLSSDDDESDEENSGNSRRRRNQQVSSDDSGSYRSRRSRRSDSQEVQQSNDDDTPRRRRRRYRSEEASSSNSSSESSSKRQSRRGESDSSPPRRLRRSPSAENSSGSSGSSSSSSWRDRLRPSGQ; from the coding sequence GTGGGGAAGCTTACCTCCTGGTTCAAGCGAAGACCAGCTAATTTGAGTGAATCCGACCAGGAGCAACCGTCATTGCAGCCTGGGAATCATCGTATACAAGGGGAATCCAGTAATGAGAGCTTACCATCAACACATCTGGTGCAGGCAAGGCGGTTACTGAACCAAATGAAAAGCTTATCATCTGGGACAAAGGACAGAACGACAGTTGCCGATAAACCGATTTATCGTCGCATTTGGTTTTGGGCAGGTTTGGGTTTAGGTGGTGGGATAGTTGCAATAATCTATGGTATTGGCTCAATAGACCGCACTCTGCCTGATAAAGCGGAACTGAATGTTATAAGTCGAGAGCTAACACTGACTATTAAAGCTGCCGACGGTACTATATTACAGCAACAAGGAGAAGCGACCAGAGAACAGCTCAAGCTGGAGCAAATACCAGATAACCTGAAAAAAGCCTTTATCGCTTCCGAAGATAGAAGATTTCAGGAACACAACGGAGTTGATCCGCAAGGTATTATCAGAGCGGTTTTGAATAATTTGCGATCGCAGGGCGTGGTAGAAGGTGGCAGCACCATCACCCAGCAACTGGCACGGATTCTCTTTTTAAAACAAGAAAAGACAATTTGGCGCAAACTCAAAGAAGTCCGGCTGGCGCAAAAAATGGAGCAAGAATTGACCAAAGACCAGATTTTAGAGCGTTACCTAAATCTGGTTTATTTGGGTTCTGGAGCTTACGGCGTGGCAGATGCGGCATGGGTGTACTTTAGTAAAACGCCAGATCAACTTTCTTTAGCCGAAATGGCAACAATTGCGGGATTAGCTCCCGCCCCAAGCTTGTACGCCCCTGACAAGAATCCAGAAGCTGCCAAACAGCGGCGAAATCTGGTATTGCAGCGGATGCAGGAAGATGGAGTGATTACAGCAGCCCAAAGGCAGGCAGCTGTTAATGAACCGCTAAGCCTAAAAAGTAGTTTGCCTAAGCGATTGCAAGTAGAATCGCCCTACTTTACCTCATACATCCAAAAAGAATTACCAAAGTATGTTAAACCTGAACTGCTGGCAAGTGGCGGTCTAATAGTAGAAACTAGCCTAAACCCAACTTGGCAAAAAGCAGCAGAAGAGGCAGTTGCCAAAACACTACGCAATCAAGGTAGCTGGGAGAACTTTAAGCAAGCAGCTTTGGTAGCCATTGACCCCCGGAATGGTGAGGTTCAGGCAATGGTTGGAGGAAGCGATTTTGGTAAGAACCAATTTAATCGTGTTACCCAGGCACAGCGTCAGCCAGGCTCGACATTCAAAGGATTTGTATATGCAACAGCTATAGCTAGCGGTAAAAGCCCTTACGACACTTATGAGGATCAACCCTTTGTAGTAGATGGCTATGAACCCAAAAACTATGGTGAAACCTTCCACGGTTCGATGAGTCTACGAGATGCCCTTACCCGTTCCATCAATATAATTGCGGTGAAGGTCTTAATTGATGTGGGATTTGCGCCAACTATTAAACTTGCTCATGACATGGGCATTCAATCTGAACTCAAACCCACATATTCCTTAGCTCTCGGCTCAAATGAAGTGAATCTCTTAGAATTGACCAGTGCTTACGGCAGTTTTGCCACTCAAGGATTACATACAGACCCTCATGGAATTCGCCGCATCCTCAATCGTCAAGGTAAGGTAATCTGGTCAGCTGATTTCAAGCCCAAGCGAGCCATTGATGCCGATAGTGCCGCGATTATGACCTGGATGCTACGCAACGTTGTGGAAGCGGGGACTGGTGGTGCTGCCCAATTAGATAATAGACCTGTTGCCGGAAAGACCGGTACTTCCGATGAAGCCCGCGATTTGTGGTTTATTGGTTACATTCCCCAAATGGTCACAGGGGTTTGGTTAGGCAATGATAATAACCGTCCCACATATGGCAGCAGTGGTAGCGCCGCCTATACGTGGCACGAATTCATGGAAAAAGCGGTAGAGGGGATGCCTGTAGAAAAGTTTCCTCAAAGACCCAAGTTAGAAGGTCGTAAAGGCACTATCAAAGCGCAGCGCATCAAGCCTAACCAAGTGCTTAATCGCTCTCTATCTTCTGATGACGATGAATCAGATGAGGAAAATTCTGGCAATTCTAGGAGGCGGCGAAATCAACAAGTTAGTTCTGATGATAGCGGCTCCTATAGAAGCCGTAGAAGTAGGAGGAGCGATTCTCAAGAAGTGCAGCAATCTAACGATGATGATACACCAAGACGGAGACGACGGCGTTATAGAAGCGAAGAAGCAAGTTCTAGTAATTCTTCCTCAGAGTCCTCTTCAAAACGGCAGTCTAGACGAGGAGAATCTGACTCTTCGCCACCTCGGCGGTTGCGGCGATCGCCTTCTGCTGAAAATAGTTCTGGCTCCTCTGGTTCTTCATCGTCATCTTCTTGGCGCGATCGCCTCAGACCTTCTGGACAATGA
- the folK gene encoding 2-amino-4-hydroxy-6-hydroxymethyldihydropteridine diphosphokinase, whose translation MQNHPVSRLLKSVDSKQCARSAIALGSNIGESQAILAAALETLAETPGISLEAVSNFYLTKAVGPPQPDYLNGCAILQVEIVPQLLLETLLAIEQKFGRVRQERWGPRTLDLDLLLFDDLILNTPNLQIPHPRMRDRAFVLVPLAEIAPDWVEPVSGCAIKELLKQVDCSEVHLLVGN comes from the coding sequence CTGCAAAATCATCCTGTAAGTAGATTGCTGAAATCTGTTGATTCTAAGCAGTGTGCGCGTAGTGCGATCGCTTTGGGTAGTAATATCGGCGAATCGCAAGCAATTCTCGCAGCAGCTTTAGAGACTTTAGCCGAAACACCAGGTATCAGCTTAGAAGCTGTATCTAATTTTTATCTAACCAAAGCCGTAGGGCCACCTCAGCCAGATTACTTGAATGGTTGTGCCATATTGCAAGTAGAAATTGTACCGCAGCTATTATTAGAAACTTTGTTGGCAATTGAACAAAAATTTGGGCGTGTTCGACAAGAACGTTGGGGGCCACGAACTCTAGATTTGGATTTGTTATTATTTGATGACTTAATTTTAAATACACCAAATCTTCAAATTCCTCATCCTCGAATGCGGGATCGGGCTTTTGTATTAGTGCCACTAGCAGAAATTGCCCCAGATTGGGTAGAACCAGTATCTGGGTGTGCTATTAAAGAACTGCTCAAACAGGTAGACTGTTCTGAGGTACATTTATTGGTAGGCAATTAA
- a CDS encoding NUDIX hydrolase produces the protein MPLGRELPQLLKQRLFYKGRKFDFEVNRLRLPNKAEGEWECIRHPGGALAVPVTAEGKLILVRQYRFAVQGRILEFPAGTVEPGEDPLETVQREIQEEIGHSAQKWDKIGEFFLAPGYSDEILYAFLARDLEKLETPPAQDGDEDIETVFLTPDELEKAILEGEPVDAKSISSFFLARHLIV, from the coding sequence ATGCCATTAGGTAGAGAATTACCACAACTGCTAAAACAACGCTTGTTTTATAAGGGACGCAAGTTTGATTTTGAAGTTAATCGCTTGCGTTTACCTAATAAAGCGGAAGGAGAATGGGAGTGTATTCGCCACCCTGGTGGAGCCTTAGCTGTACCTGTGACGGCAGAGGGGAAACTTATACTCGTGCGCCAGTATCGTTTTGCAGTTCAGGGACGGATATTAGAGTTTCCCGCCGGAACTGTAGAACCCGGTGAAGATCCTTTAGAGACAGTGCAGCGGGAAATTCAAGAAGAAATTGGTCATAGCGCCCAAAAGTGGGACAAAATAGGTGAGTTTTTCCTAGCTCCTGGTTATTCTGATGAAATTCTCTATGCTTTTCTGGCAAGAGATTTGGAAAAGCTGGAGACACCGCCAGCACAAGATGGGGATGAGGATATCGAGACGGTGTTTTTGACTCCCGACGAGTTGGAGAAAGCCATTCTTGAGGGAGAGCCAGTAGATGCTAAATCAATTTCTAGCTTTTTTCTGGCACGTCATTTGATAGTTTAA
- a CDS encoding prohibitin family protein — MTKNQTLNGAGKLTALLCLITLFLTPFVIVNAGERGVLMEFGKVQNIILGEGIHIIIPVVNTVEKLSVRVQNQEISAEASSKDLQDVFTDVALNWHILPEEANAIFQEIGNENNVIQRIINPAIEEVLKAVMAKYTAEEIVTKRGEVKSAVDQALTTRLRSYHLAVDDISLVHVHFSEQFSEAVEAKQIAEQEAKRAEFLALKASKEAEAKVNLAKGEAEANSLLRDGLTPEILQRQAIEKWNGNLPLIVGNEGVPKLLNLTELLKASKN; from the coding sequence ATGACAAAAAATCAAACTCTTAACGGTGCTGGGAAACTGACTGCACTTTTGTGCTTGATAACTCTCTTTCTCACACCTTTTGTGATTGTAAATGCTGGAGAACGCGGTGTATTGATGGAGTTCGGAAAAGTGCAAAACATAATATTAGGAGAAGGAATTCACATAATTATCCCTGTAGTAAATACTGTTGAAAAACTGAGCGTCCGTGTACAAAATCAGGAAATTTCTGCCGAAGCTTCTTCTAAGGATTTGCAAGATGTTTTTACTGATGTAGCACTCAATTGGCATATTCTCCCTGAAGAAGCTAATGCTATTTTTCAAGAAATTGGCAACGAAAACAACGTTATACAGCGAATTATTAACCCAGCAATTGAAGAAGTTCTCAAAGCAGTAATGGCTAAATATACTGCTGAAGAAATTGTCACTAAACGAGGAGAAGTAAAAAGTGCAGTAGACCAAGCATTGACTACTAGATTGCGTAGCTATCATCTTGCAGTAGATGATATTTCTTTAGTCCATGTCCACTTCTCAGAACAATTTAGTGAAGCAGTAGAAGCAAAACAGATTGCTGAACAGGAAGCAAAACGGGCAGAGTTTTTGGCACTGAAGGCATCCAAAGAAGCAGAAGCAAAGGTGAATCTCGCAAAAGGAGAAGCAGAGGCAAATAGTTTACTACGTGATGGGTTAACTCCAGAAATATTGCAAAGGCAAGCAATAGAAAAATGGAATGGCAATTTACCATTAATTGTTGGTAATGAAGGCGTTCCAAAATTATTGAATTTAACGGAATTACTAAAAGCTAGTAAGAATTGA
- the galE gene encoding UDP-glucose 4-epimerase GalE codes for MSSGKPTILVTGGAGYIGSHTVLALKQAGYDVVILDNLVYGHRDLVEKVLQVELIVGDTGDRPLLDNLFKTRDIAAVMHFSAYAYVGESVTDPAKYYRNNVVGTLTLLEAMLAASVKKFVFSSTCATYGVPEFVPIPESHPQNPINPYGATKLMVERILSDFDAAYGLKSVRFRYFNAAGANPKGLLGEDHNPETHLIPLVLLTALGKRKSISVFGTDYPTPDGTCIRDYIHVNDLADAHVLGLEYLLKGGDSEIFNLGNGSGFSVREVIAAAEHVTGTVIPVQESDRRPGDPPILIGSSEKARTILNWQPQYPSIQDIVAHAWEWHQQRHK; via the coding sequence ATGTCATCTGGGAAACCTACCATTCTTGTCACGGGGGGAGCTGGATATATTGGTTCGCATACAGTGCTGGCTCTCAAGCAAGCCGGTTATGATGTCGTTATTCTTGACAATTTAGTCTATGGACATCGCGACTTAGTAGAAAAGGTTTTACAAGTAGAACTTATAGTCGGTGATACAGGCGATCGCCCTCTGCTAGATAACCTATTTAAAACCCGCGATATTGCCGCTGTCATGCACTTTTCTGCCTATGCATACGTAGGAGAATCGGTTACTGACCCTGCTAAATACTACCGTAACAACGTCGTTGGGACTCTAACTCTGCTAGAAGCGATGCTGGCTGCGTCTGTGAAGAAATTTGTCTTTTCTTCCACTTGCGCTACCTATGGTGTGCCAGAATTCGTGCCGATTCCAGAAAGCCATCCTCAAAATCCAATCAATCCTTATGGTGCTACAAAATTAATGGTAGAGCGGATTCTCTCCGATTTTGATGCAGCTTATGGTTTAAAATCGGTGCGGTTCCGCTACTTTAATGCTGCTGGTGCAAATCCGAAGGGCTTATTGGGTGAAGATCACAACCCAGAAACTCATTTAATTCCCTTGGTGTTGCTAACAGCTTTAGGAAAACGAAAATCTATCTCAGTTTTCGGCACTGATTATCCGACACCTGATGGTACTTGTATTCGCGATTATATTCACGTAAACGACTTGGCAGATGCCCATGTTTTGGGCTTGGAATATCTATTAAAAGGTGGCGATAGCGAAATTTTTAATTTGGGTAATGGCAGCGGCTTCTCTGTTCGAGAGGTAATCGCAGCTGCCGAACACGTTACAGGAACTGTAATACCAGTCCAAGAAAGCGATCGCCGTCCTGGTGATCCCCCAATTCTGATTGGCAGTAGCGAAAAAGCTAGAACTATTCTCAACTGGCAGCCTCAGTACCCATCCATCCAAGATATTGTCGCTCATGCTTGGGAGTGGCATCAACAGCGACATAAGTAG